CGCAGCCTGTACTCGTTCGAAAAAAATGTAGGGGACAAGGTATAGAATAATCTGGATAGCatatctaataataataaataataaattgtaTAAAAGTTACAAAattgatataataatatataatatatttataacctCTTTATGGTCTTCcattttcttaaaaaaaaaaaaaaaaaatacatacatacatacatatatatatatatatataatatattttttttttttttttttgtttcttttaaCTTGCTCCATTTTTTCAAATTCGTGAGTATcaaattttttgtatattgtATTTTGGTTCATcgaatttataatttctgCTTGATATTTTCTAATGTCTTTCATTTCACTTTCATgctgttcatttttttgatcattctaaatatatatatagaaaataaaataaataaataaataaataaataaataaataaatacatacatatatatatatatatatgtatttatttatttgccttttttattacattttctCCAGATGACGAGAAATTTTCTGCAGCCTCTTCTAAATCGTCAGACAAAAAGGCACTGTCTTCTTTTACATCTTCCTCTTCATCctaaatttttcttattgGAATATTAAaagtgttttttttttttttaaatgaaatatcCTCTTCAATGATTTTATATACGTACTTCAGTTAAACCAGATGTTGGTaattcattaattttatatttctttttaatcgCACTTCCAGCTTCATCAACAACATCTAaaaggataaaaataatatggaagaacatatgacaaaaatatatatatatatatatatatatttatatattttattttttaccttTCACGTGCTTGTTAGATTCTATTAATTCTTTCTCCTTCTGCATAATTTTGGAGACACCTTCATTCAATATAtccacatttttattattctctaaatcatataatttcttttccttATCATTCTTGATATCCAATTTTAAATTCCCAGAAAAggaaaatgttttttttttttcttcttcttgaTTTAACCATTTAGAACAAGAACCCTTTTGTATTACCTTCAAAATAGTCAGACaaagaagaaaaacaaaacgATATTTCATTACtaggaataataataaaaaaaaaaatatatatatatatataatattttgacaaaaaaaaaaaaaaatgaaaagtttTTTAACTTTTTGTTTTATCGTATAAGTCTTTATATAACAAACACAAAAGAAAGATGaacaggaaaaaaaaaaaaaaaaaaaacaataaaaagaaaaaatatgcaatttgtattttttttcactTAATTTATAAcatgttcatatattattcaaagattgagttaaaaaatatatatatctttttaaacggcaccaaaaaaaaacataaaatataaaacatatatatatatatatatatatatatatataatatatatatgtgtatatccAAAATGTATGTACACATATAATGCGAATATTATATCATGTGTAACATTCATTTTTCTCACGACAttaacaaaattatatttctataattcATTGTCAccacattttattttaataagatatcatttaatattatttatttatttttatttttagggatatatatatattgcacaacacacaaaaaaaaaaaaaaaaaaaaaaaatatacatacatatatatgtacatatacatatatttatatatatttatttatttttaattttcttggAACCATGGGTGATTTAAAGCCTGCTCAGCTGTTATCCTACTTTCGTAGTCAAAATTTAAGAGCTGTCTTAAGAGATCTCTCGCATTTTTATCTGGCAATCCTACACCTGAAGGATCTCTATCCTTAAGaattttttgaaatttttCATCGTCACATGTATAATTtggtaatatatttttttgattttcactaaaaaataatttatatttatttaaacaaaTGAGACCTGTATCATTACCTTctgttatatatttgttgtcATATGATTtctcatatttatatagacaCATTCCATCAGAACACAATGGTGATGATGGTAAGGATATTAGTGAGTTATATTTATCGGatataatattgtaaatattatgaaaggattgtttttttatattaattaaatcgttggtaatataatattttaatttattaataataaaatttttactataatttaaatatagtGAATTATGTGATGAACCTGTAGGAAACAAATGTTTCCTATAAATATTACTAGGCGTATGATAAGaacttatattattattactattattatatgatgtaGTTTGGCTATACTTACTAGCCATATCATACTTATAACAATCAtgtatgatttttttttttttttttttttcgagaCGTATCAAATTATGTTCAGATTTCTTCACCCAAGGAGTTAAACAGAGCTCAGATAAACTCTGTAAAAATATAGCTTCTTTTAATATGTCCATAGGATATTTTGAAAAtagtttttttaatttacgctcattttctttatcttttaCTTCTAAAGGATTTTTTGTACCTAGAATAAATTGTAAGAAAACTATTCCAATACTCCACATATCATAATAAGGTAAACgcataaaattatttttcatatgacCAAATAAAGATTCAGGAGGTTGATATCCATTTGTTTCTTCATCTTCTGAAGGTATAAAAGAAAAgtgttcatttttatattcaactGCACTACCCCAATCACCTATACGTACCGTAAAAGGAGTAGTTGATGAAACAAAGATATTTTCCATTTTAATATCTCTATGAGTTATACCTTTTTTATGagctatatatataccatttAATATTTGATGTAATAAATCTTTTAATACTAACATTCCTATTTTCTGTTTTTTAATACTCCACCATAATGCACTAGGACTAACTAAACCTAAAGTATTAGAAGATGTTTCAAATAAATGCTTAGATAAAGAATAACCTTCATTAACAAATGCTaaccaaaaataaatatattcttcttttttcttattctcattttcatttatttcatattctttaaaatattcaataaatctacttatattatcacaattttttaatttttcaccAAAATATACTTCTCTCATAGCATTCAATTCAGATGTTTCTTCATCTTTAGTTAtaagaaatttttttaatacaacaTCTTTATATTGTgaattcttatttatatttatagcaTACCAAATTTCTCCATATGACCCTGTACCcaatttttctttcataGAATAATTAACTCTTCTTGGATAATATCTATTAACTTCAAATCCTTTTTCTTGTAGCTTCATTGGATGTGATAACAATAAACGTTCTCTAAAATTAATCATCtggtaattattttttaatcctTCATAATATGGTGTCTTAATAATTTGTTTTGTTCCTGAAAtggatttattaaaatttctCATCAtgatctttttctttttttcatttttctttttcttttttttcatattatattcttgtatatcttcataattataatatatttgaatatctCTTGATTTTTCcttatataaagatatattattactatccttccctttttcttcttctcgAATTTTTAAAGCATATAATGACTTCTCTTCTATATCAATTATACATGATTTAcatacataattatttattggtatattatttttattctctcCACTCTCATCATCAATCGGAAGATGAATAACATCCAATTTCTTTAAATTACTTTGACTTaaagttttcttttttaaaatattttttattttttttatcaaacaATATTTAGAATTCAAAACAACTTTCCCTTCATAATTATGATAACCCGTCTTATATTCTTCATCCTCAAAACTATTTtctctttctttttcatcatatctatttatatatttatttccatATCTCCTTTTCTCTACTTTTGATGAGCAGCTAGCCAAATGtttttgttcatatattttttttttttcccattttttttttatttgaatggCTAGCTGCACATCGAGCTTTTTTATATTCGAATTAAAAATAAgcaaaaatttttttaaatccttTGCAAAGGCAAAGAGTAAATTACTTTTAGCATATACATtgttatgattatataatgtatcatatatatttcttttataataatacatataaacataatcaaagatataataaataccttttttgtaaaaaaaaaggaaaaataaatattcataaaaagaacatttattataatgatccAAGTTTATTTCTTTCCTTATTCCCAAATAATTGCTGTAATGAATTAACTTATTTTTCAATGAACATTCATATGCATGTCTATATTTTGAAGAATTCAAAATTGGTTCGGTCGTTTGatttataacatatttttgCCTATGAATAAAAGGATTATTcttttcaaaataatttaaaaatttttcactaaataaatataaaaatgaagaatacAAAAAATGACTCACTATTATTAAATTACACAATATTGAAAAGTATGTTACACAAGAGGacaatttcatttttttttttttttctattcatacattatatatatattatatatatatatatatatatatatatatatatatatatatattataataggTGTAACATTCAAAAGCGGATCATtgttatgtatacatatttaacataaaaatataaaagtacacgtaaaaaaaattaatcatatatatatatatatatatatatatatatatataatttattattttaggaaatattatattatgtaaatatgaatattcaaaaattaataaaattaaattaaaaaataaatatgatattatacTTTTACATTTCAAAATGAGCTTAAAAATAAAgggatattattatatgcataataaaattcatatatatattttataatttatatacacattattatattattgtaataatgaatatatatatatatatatatatatatattttatttaatgaatctatttttaattatagtaacatgaattagaaaaatataattggaTTATACCtaacaaattaaataatacacattttatttttcattattttagagaaaaaaaaaaaacatgggccatttataattatatatatatatatattatattttaaattaaaaggaaaatagtgtatatctttatatttaagGTGTGGTCCACTATCTGTTTATCTTTATTGAGAATCTATTTGTCCTAATGTGTCTTTTCTCTTTGAGTAttcttttgttttgtttttataattattcttcaatataattttcttttctttttcttttaattttttttctctatattattcaaaaaatattattttttcataactATAAAgcattcataatatataatatatatatattatatatttatttattttgagaATTATATTCGTacgaataaaaataatataaacggaataaaaaaatatatcatgtcaaataattttgataaggatgaaaataaagataatagcCAAAACACAAAGGAATATctaatattcataaaatgTTAAAAGGaaacaattaaatattttattaatatatatatatatatatatttaaggtatatataagatgcgctattataattttattaataacagtctttatgaaaaaaaataatataataacatgaaTAGTTATGTATGCTATAATAAggttataatatgaaaaaagatattatatattaattatataatatatatatatatattataatcaatGTAACTTTTCTGTTCCTTGTgagaattattttcttctttatactGTGAGCCTGGTTATGAAActggaaaaaaaataaaatataaacataaattacacacatattaaaaaatatatattcttatattattaatatataactaACCAGCCTTGCATTGAAGCTTAAACTATTCATTCGactttctaatttttttaaccCCTGTTTATTTTTGATTGTAGTTTGTATACCCTGACATACGGTTGATAGAATacgaattatttttttatctatccTCTCAATAGGATAACATACTTCagcattatattttttaattaactGTTGATAATATTGTGTAAAGGTTcttgaatatttattttttggtaATCTCATCAAATTTGTAagatctatttttttttctaattcgTTCATGCATTCCTATATGGtagcataaaaaaaaaataaacaaataggATTTGTTTTGTGTGATAAGtaattcacatatatatatatttatatatacaacattTTACTtgtaagaataaaaatgcaTATTTATTCTCTATATATTGTTTCtgtgttataataatataaatcaagGTGAGGTTTTTATTGTacaatgaatatataattccaTAGTCAAACGGAACAACATGTGTTCCTcctatgaataataaataaataaatataaataaatatatatatatatatatatgacaacACAATAGATTGTCGTCAAAGGTGTTATAATTGTCTCTCTTTTATATCAATAAATCtttcttatatattgttCATGTTATCTTTTATacaatacattatatatacccTATGTTGTACATgtatactatttttttttttttttttttttttttttaaatatttaagtGCACCAGGAAAAGCCGCAATGGACGTAGACcgaaaatatatgtttaagcTTTTAACTAGCTAAAcaaaatggaaaaatatataaaatgttatatttgGACAGTATATAGAACTTAAGACAcacaaaaatttaaaatttcaatttattttttttttacaaacatttttttgatgtgacaataataacaatatagaTCAAACTATGCGTAAAAGACGAAatcacatatacatatattttgataatacCTCAATTCTTAAATGTGAATCAACTTTGACATGATATGTAAAAATGGGTATCTTATCATTGAAACGTATTATAGatgcatatataattttaaagttatccattttttcatatatatatatatatatatatatatatatatacatacattttagttttattataattataattttaattttatatatttttattttattttttattttttatttttccttttagcTTTAATTATAACATTTGCCTGAATTGTTCAGGTAAAAagagaaatagaaaaaaaaaaaaaaaaaaaaaaatgtacaaTAAaggattaaaaaataaaacataatgtatattgatataagatctaatatgatatataagaacatgaaaaaatataaaaattttcgcgaaataaattatatcatatatatatatatatatatataaatgtgtgtgtatatataaaaaaaaaatcagtgaccttaaatatatatgtatataatattttttttttttttttataatgtaaGCTTTATACCAATTTGTCTATTCATGAATATTgtaatatgttattattttattctaggaaggtacatatattattttatgagtataacagaaaaagaaaataataacacatattaataactataaatagttaaaaaaataatataaaatgaaacaaaattaattatattaaaatatattttaattagctatattcatatatacaccttaatatatatattgaacatatttattatatatacaaaatataattgtatttGTGTAAATGTAGAAAAATAGTTCATAACTTATATAATGTTACATTTtctatatgaaaaaaattgtaaatgttataaatacaatatttaaaatagttatataaataaacatggacagatatatatttaatttataaaatactgCCAAAGGAATGGAAAATACATTTGTAtggaattataaaataaaaaataaaatattatttatataaagttGATTGTAACATATGACTATAATATACACCTTAACAATTTTTGAGTCTTTCGCATTGTGaaaattgttttattttgtgtaaacaaatattttttaattgaatAAAACAGAACATTTaatggaaaataaatatatatatatatatatatatatatatacatatatttttttttttttttttttttcattttataatgtttctttttttattatttatttttaaattggAACATTAATAAACAaagatttaattttttttttttttttttttttttcacttcATATAAATGgtataaaatgtttatataattttaataaattaatatatttttaatgtttacatatttatgattatacatatttatatataaattttctattttttttttttttttttttacttaaataaaaaaggaaaaacataaataatttacaatATAACGAAATATCTAGTAATATCATACATTTGGGGATTCAATTagaaatcatataaataattaaataataatataaaattttaaataaatactttgatacatataaatattttttattttatttaatttttttttttttttttttttaatttatttatattaataaaaaatgaaaaatgaaaCATACTTATTaattccatattttttttgaaagcAGCGTAGCTCAGAGGAAGAGTGGGGGGCTCATAACCCCCAGGACCGTGGATCGAAACCACGCGCTGCTACtagattttaaaaaaatcaaaaatttcatttaatttaaaaaaagagagaaatgagaaaaaagttaaaagaaaaaaaaaaaaaattttatgtacataataaataataaaaatgtatatatcaaaatatacatatatatataatatatatatattatgaagtaaataaaatttgtattttatatatataaaatttaaaataaaaaaaataatatgtgcTAAAAATTTCatgtgtttttatatattaaattttattatatatataaaaaatatatataattaattataacaaaaatatatactatatacatatatataatatatataaactataTGGACGATatggtattatatatatattatatataatatatatattatatatcttattaatattttaatataatttatcagtattatttctaattttataagacttttatattttaaaatatatataagtatattatatgcatgtatttgtatatatttagaatgctttaaaaatatgtatgaaaatatgtaaagtaaaaaaaaaacacaaataaatatatgttatatatatattattatatcatataatataatattaattattacatataagtTGTACATAAGACgatcattttataaatacatttttatttataattccttttatttcaatatattataaaactgttcattttcttttttatattataaaataaaatataatatatacaagaaAATACTtgattaaatttttttctttatgatCAAATAAAGTTTAATCTTTTAAAGgacttcatttttttttttttttaaatgaatcaAAGGTTTGGACATTGTCcacattaaaaataattaaaatattaaaataaaaaaaaaaaaaaaaaaaaaaaaaaagactacatatataatatatatatataatatatgtgagATGAATAAATATCTTAAGACATGAGTCttttatcacatatatatatatatatatatatatatatttatatatatatatatataacttaatACAAgcatataaaacataatcatgtttctatatatttatttttaaatattgtaatgatatattaggataatttttattcgtaatatttttttttactttaattcctttttatattaaaaaataatgttataaattatattaagtCCTAtctcaaaaaataaaaaaaaattaataaaatattaataaacgATTTACACTTATATAATAGATATAAAGTATTATTGGTAATAATTCCTTCTTatgataaatgaaaaaagtatatgaactgttaatataacaaatgtatttttttttctttttataatattcataaatattttaacgctgtaaaattattttataagaataaaacaaaatagtataa
This region of Plasmodium sp. gorilla clade G2 genome assembly, chromosome: 13 genomic DNA includes:
- a CDS encoding serine/threonine protein kinase, putative, encoding MKLSSCVTYFSILCNLIIVSHFLYSSFLYLFSEKFLNYFEKNNPFIHRQKYVINQTTEPILNSSKYRHAYECSLKNKLIHYSNYLGIRKEINLDHYNKCSFYEYLFFLFFYKKGIYYIFDYVYMYYYKRNIYDTLYNHNNVYAKSNLLFAFAKDLKKFLLIFNSNIKKLDVQLAIQIKKKWEKKKIYEQKHLASCSSKVEKRRYGNKYINRYDEKERENSFEDEEYKTGYHNYEGKVVLNSKYCLIKKIKNILKKKTLSQSNLKKLDVIHLPIDDESGENKNNIPINNYVCKSCIIDIEEKSLYALKIREEEKGKDSNNISLYKEKSRDIQIYYNYEDIQEYNMKKKKKKNEKKKKIMMRNFNKSISGTKQIIKTPYYEGLKNNYQMINFRERLLLSHPMKLQEKGFEVNRYYPRRVNYSMKEKLGTGSYGEIWYAININKNSQYKDVVLKKFLITKDEETSELNAMREVYFGEKLKNCDNISRFIEYFKEYEINENENKKKEEYIYFWLAFVNEGYSLSKHLFETSSNTLGLVSPSALWWSIKKQKIGMLVLKDLLHQILNGIYIAHKKGITHRDIKMENIFVSSTTPFTVRIGDWGSAVEYKNEHFSFIPSEDEETNGYQPPESLFGHMKNNFMRLPYYDMWSIGIVFLQFILGTKNPLEVKDKENERKLKKLFSKYPMDILKEAIFLQSLSELCLTPWVKKSEHNLIRLEKKKKKKIIHDCYKYDMASKYSQTTSYNNSNNNISSYHTPSNIYRKHLFPTGSSHNSLYLNYSKNFIINKLKYYITNDLINIKKQSFHNIYNIISDKYNSLISLPSSPLCSDGMCLYKYEKSYDNKYITEGNDTGLICLNKYKLFFSENQKNILPNYTCDDEKFQKILKDRDPSGVGLPDKNARDLLRQLLNFDYESRITAEQALNHPWFQEN